One genomic segment of Candidatus Eisenbacteria bacterium includes these proteins:
- a CDS encoding zinc-ribbon domain-containing protein, which yields MSSHKIRCPECERIYYVQNNWIPDCGVKFRCEGCGRLLWIEPPRFDEEEGLSTWSDASPIPMSSPTADGDQREPIQVQHPESPSESDKESERRASAPEELLDRALRRWAAGREVKIRQALAKGEFLASYGLEFSQFLEAFSETEPPESAPKGRIRSIGWVALERLRTILEMVPASKHS from the coding sequence ATGAGCAGCCATAAGATCCGATGCCCCGAGTGTGAGCGGATTTATTATGTCCAGAACAACTGGATTCCCGATTGCGGTGTCAAATTCCGTTGTGAGGGATGCGGGCGGCTTCTCTGGATTGAGCCACCCCGGTTTGATGAGGAAGAGGGTCTTTCGACATGGAGTGACGCTTCCCCGATACCCATGAGTTCTCCCACAGCGGATGGGGACCAACGGGAACCGATTCAGGTTCAACATCCCGAGAGCCCCTCGGAATCCGATAAAGAATCAGAGAGGAGAGCCTCTGCGCCGGAGGAACTCCTCGATCGGGCGCTTCGGAGATGGGCCGCCGGCCGAGAGGTCAAAATCCGCCAGGCTCTTGCAAAGGGGGAATTTTTGGCCAGCTACGGTTTGGAGTTTTCACAATTTCTCGAGGCGTTCTCCGAGACCGAGCCGCCTGAATCCGCCCCCAAAGGCAGGATTAGGTCTATCGGCTGGGTTGCACTCGAACGACTTAGGACGATTTTGGAGATGGTCCCGGCCTCGAAACATTCCTGA
- a CDS encoding tetratricopeptide repeat protein, protein MSLLGRLFRSQAMVAYTQAMGLYNKGRFSEAIPHFEEALQQLQDSSHPYGELARFYRVEALVRSGLAKEIQGDPSGAESDLREAVKTPTTFPDYHFHLGRLLARRNDFEGALIRLSEALRLNPRYDEALGWLALVLWKMDRVEEAFAELAKLDEGSTDLAIGRPENPRAEDVPSWFEQFETRLNHFRDSANQTQAALIAYAEGEKDQALQHFLGAVEKHPTYPDLRCRLSILLQENGRYGEAIEHLNKSLEINPRYVEAYLQKGITYLRWNSPDQALPPLSEVLRLEPHYQDAVLLKALACIRIYRVKEARQLLNGYLEWLPGEPRAQYLLAGCLALTRNMGSAREVLEQSARHFSLVAALTDLGWWHLRDRKNADALEIARRGLQNHPGDERLRLLEGMAQLGLGTAEAARGILDELANAARREVARIAVQAIVTLDLKEGRIENGLQILESAKARFPSSFQMTYLRGLLLEEEGELETAEQSYHSAASFLSTDPRLLRDLGCVQIRLGKIEEGLKCWADAYLIDPFAFPSAILGDVALVEEL, encoded by the coding sequence GTGTCGCTTTTAGGACGTCTTTTTCGGTCACAAGCTATGGTCGCCTACACTCAAGCCATGGGATTGTATAATAAGGGACGCTTTTCCGAGGCGATCCCTCACTTTGAGGAAGCCCTTCAGCAGCTTCAGGACTCATCGCACCCCTACGGAGAATTGGCCCGTTTCTACCGGGTTGAGGCTTTGGTCCGTTCCGGTCTCGCCAAGGAAATCCAGGGTGATCCGTCCGGAGCGGAGAGTGATCTGCGGGAGGCGGTCAAGACGCCGACCACTTTCCCGGACTATCACTTTCATCTCGGTCGTCTCCTGGCGCGGCGGAACGATTTTGAAGGAGCCTTGATCCGCCTCAGTGAGGCCTTGCGTTTGAATCCGCGGTATGATGAGGCGCTTGGATGGCTGGCGCTGGTTCTTTGGAAGATGGATCGCGTCGAGGAGGCTTTCGCCGAACTGGCCAAGCTTGATGAGGGTTCCACCGATCTCGCGATCGGGCGGCCGGAAAATCCCCGCGCTGAGGATGTTCCTTCCTGGTTTGAACAATTCGAAACCCGATTGAATCATTTCCGCGATTCAGCGAATCAGACGCAAGCGGCTCTGATCGCCTATGCCGAAGGTGAAAAGGACCAAGCCCTTCAACATTTTCTGGGGGCCGTCGAGAAACATCCCACCTATCCGGATCTCCGTTGCCGGTTGTCGATATTACTACAAGAAAATGGCCGGTATGGCGAGGCCATTGAACATTTAAACAAGTCTTTGGAAATCAATCCCCGGTATGTGGAAGCGTATCTTCAAAAGGGAATCACCTATCTGCGCTGGAACAGCCCGGATCAGGCCTTGCCTCCACTTTCCGAAGTCCTGCGTTTGGAGCCGCATTACCAGGATGCCGTATTGTTAAAGGCCTTGGCCTGTATCCGGATCTACCGGGTCAAGGAGGCCCGCCAATTATTGAACGGATACCTGGAATGGCTGCCCGGAGAGCCGCGCGCCCAATATCTATTGGCCGGCTGTCTTGCCCTGACCCGAAATATGGGTTCGGCCCGCGAGGTGCTGGAACAATCGGCGCGCCACTTTTCTCTTGTTGCCGCGCTGACGGATCTGGGATGGTGGCATCTTCGGGATCGTAAAAATGCCGATGCCTTGGAAATCGCCCGGCGCGGTTTGCAAAATCATCCGGGGGATGAGCGCCTGCGTCTCCTTGAAGGGATGGCTCAGCTCGGATTGGGAACGGCCGAGGCCGCCAGGGGGATTTTGGATGAGCTGGCGAACGCCGCGCGTCGCGAGGTCGCCCGCATCGCCGTTCAAGCTATCGTCACCCTCGATCTTAAGGAGGGGCGCATCGAAAACGGTCTTCAGATTCTGGAGTCGGCTAAAGCGCGGTTCCCTTCCAGCTTCCAGATGACCTATTTGCGCGGTCTTTTGCTGGAGGAGGAAGGGGAGCTCGAAACGGCTGAACAATCTTATCATTCCGCCGCCTCTTTCTTGTCGACCGATCCCCGGCTGCTGCGCGATCTCGGGTGCGTTCAAATCCGGCTGGGAAAGATCGAGGAGGGGTTGAAATGCTGGGCGGACGCCTATTTGATCGATCCCTTCGCCTTCCCCAGCGCCATTCTCGGCGATGTCGCGCTGGTTGAGGAACTCTGA
- a CDS encoding UDP-2,3-diacylglucosamine diphosphatase: MICFISDIHLNPEFPERTERFRSFVDIMRQRPESPADLQVYILGDLFDFWYERNRGLFEYYAKELELLRELAQSVKSVGIIFGNRDFSYEEHFPRHVGSNIRILGDEAEVLLNGKRTLLIHGDLLCRNDGGYLRFRRLIRSPLAKMFFGWLPWFAAKWVIKKMMRSSVEYQTRTEQKILEMDESAIAEKFKRGFDTMIFGHVHRQSSQSRSVDGRSCELVSPGSCIDRLEFAVLDDDGLRFHP, translated from the coding sequence ATGATCTGTTTTATCAGTGATATTCATCTGAATCCCGAATTTCCCGAACGAACGGAGAGGTTTCGATCTTTTGTGGACATCATGCGACAGCGACCGGAATCCCCGGCCGATCTACAGGTCTATATCCTGGGCGATCTCTTTGATTTCTGGTATGAACGCAACCGCGGATTGTTCGAATATTATGCGAAGGAACTCGAGCTTCTCAGAGAGTTGGCGCAGTCGGTGAAAAGTGTCGGGATCATCTTTGGGAACAGGGATTTTTCCTATGAAGAGCATTTCCCCCGCCATGTCGGGAGCAATATTAGGATTCTCGGAGATGAGGCGGAAGTTTTACTTAATGGGAAACGGACCCTTCTCATCCACGGCGATCTTCTATGCCGCAACGACGGGGGGTACCTGCGCTTCCGCCGGTTGATCCGATCACCCCTTGCCAAGATGTTCTTCGGCTGGCTGCCGTGGTTTGCGGCCAAGTGGGTCATTAAAAAAATGATGCGTTCATCCGTTGAATACCAGACACGAACGGAACAGAAAATATTGGAAATGGATGAAAGCGCCATAGCAGAGAAGTTCAAGCGAGGTTTCGATACCATGATCTTCGGGCACGTCCACCGGCAGTCTTCACAAAGCCGGTCGGTGGATGGCCGATCCTGTGAACTCGTTTCGCCCGGAAGTTGTATCGACCGCCTCGAGTTCGCCGTTCTTGATGATGACGGCCTCCGCTTCCATCCCTGA
- the recG gene encoding ATP-dependent DNA helicase RecG — translation MAHRKHLEMDVQFIKGAGPARKKILERLGIATIEDLLHHRPRTYLDRSHIVPIASLRPGNTVTIEGVFGSVSQRRTRQGKINLHALLSDETGSISLIWFNQPFLQKIIRSGVKVTATGTVGVYQGLQILNPEFDILTEREGPALSSGRIVPIYPLTAGIGQRGLRTLIRSALDTVLPHLTDPIPVELRSRLKLLPIEEALEGLHFPDSMAEAEASRRRLAFDELFFLQLLMALERKRYRRPGMALPLRGTDRLVAAARASLPFQLTGAQERVLTEILGDLDRDYPMNRLLEGDVGSGKTIVAILAALAAIEAGAQVALMAPTEILAQQHARTAAQILDPLGLPWCLLLGRMPVREKREARDRLISGEAKLALGTQALIQDEIQFEQLGLVIADEQQRFGVLQRSRLLSKGRSPHGLVMTATPIPRTLAMTLYGDLDLSILDEKPPGRRPPRTRRVPESRRHDLIAFLAQSLGEGCQIYVVCPLIEQSELSDLKAATDTADLLAAHPLLRRYRIGLLHGRLSGEEKNRLMQEFCSGDIHLLVTTTVVEVGVDVPNANIMVVEHPERYGLSQLHQLRGRVGRGRQPSHFFLMVGSETSPEARERLSVLVRETDGFRVAEEDLKFRGPGDFFGVAQSGLPPLKMADLQGDAVLISLARQEAQQWTADLRDPDDPKTRRMLDELLRRYRDRVSLYRVG, via the coding sequence ATGGCCCACAGAAAACACCTCGAAATGGATGTCCAGTTCATCAAGGGGGCCGGCCCGGCGCGGAAAAAGATTCTCGAGCGCCTGGGTATCGCCACGATTGAAGACCTCCTCCACCACCGGCCCCGGACCTATCTCGATCGATCCCATATCGTGCCCATCGCCTCTCTCCGTCCCGGAAATACGGTAACCATAGAGGGTGTGTTCGGTTCTGTTTCCCAACGCCGCACACGGCAGGGGAAAATCAATCTCCATGCCCTTCTCTCCGACGAAACAGGGTCTATCTCATTGATCTGGTTCAACCAACCCTTTCTGCAAAAGATCATTCGTTCGGGTGTAAAAGTGACCGCCACCGGCACGGTTGGGGTTTACCAGGGCCTCCAGATCCTCAATCCGGAGTTTGATATCCTGACCGAACGGGAGGGTCCCGCCCTCTCCTCCGGGCGGATTGTGCCGATCTATCCGCTGACAGCCGGAATCGGGCAACGGGGGCTCCGCACCCTCATCCGCTCGGCGCTCGACACCGTTCTTCCACATCTAACCGATCCAATTCCCGTTGAGCTTCGTAGCCGCCTTAAACTGCTGCCGATCGAGGAAGCCCTGGAAGGGCTTCATTTTCCTGATTCAATGGCTGAGGCAGAGGCTTCCCGCCGCCGGTTGGCTTTCGATGAGCTTTTTTTCCTGCAGCTTCTAATGGCCCTGGAGCGAAAGAGATATCGCCGGCCGGGGATGGCGCTGCCTCTTCGGGGAACGGACCGTCTGGTGGCTGCGGCGAGGGCTTCCCTGCCCTTCCAGCTGACGGGGGCGCAAGAGAGAGTCCTCACCGAAATACTGGGCGATCTGGACCGGGATTACCCGATGAACCGGCTGCTGGAGGGAGATGTCGGGTCGGGGAAGACGATTGTCGCCATCCTGGCGGCTCTCGCGGCGATAGAAGCCGGGGCGCAGGTCGCCCTGATGGCCCCGACGGAGATCCTGGCTCAACAACACGCCCGTACCGCCGCGCAAATCCTGGATCCCCTGGGTTTGCCTTGGTGTCTTCTGCTGGGGCGGATGCCGGTTCGCGAGAAGCGGGAGGCCCGGGACCGATTGATCTCCGGGGAGGCCAAATTGGCCTTGGGAACCCAGGCCCTGATTCAGGATGAGATACAGTTCGAACAGCTGGGCCTGGTGATAGCCGATGAACAACAGCGATTCGGTGTTCTGCAGCGATCCCGGCTTCTGTCGAAGGGGAGGTCCCCCCACGGCCTGGTGATGACAGCCACACCGATCCCGCGGACGCTTGCGATGACGCTTTATGGTGATCTGGATCTCTCCATTCTGGATGAAAAACCGCCCGGCCGCCGACCTCCCCGCACGCGGCGGGTTCCCGAATCCCGGCGTCATGACCTGATCGCATTCCTCGCGCAATCGCTGGGGGAGGGGTGCCAGATCTACGTCGTGTGTCCTCTGATTGAGCAGTCGGAACTCTCCGATCTGAAGGCCGCCACCGATACGGCCGATCTCTTGGCGGCCCATCCACTGCTGCGCCGGTACCGGATTGGATTGCTTCATGGGAGGTTGTCCGGTGAGGAGAAAAACCGGCTGATGCAGGAATTCTGCTCCGGCGATATTCACCTTCTCGTGACAACGACGGTTGTCGAGGTTGGCGTTGATGTACCTAATGCGAATATTATGGTAGTGGAACATCCGGAGCGATATGGACTCAGTCAACTGCATCAACTCCGGGGACGGGTGGGCCGCGGCCGGCAACCATCCCATTTCTTCCTCATGGTTGGATCCGAAACATCTCCAGAGGCGAGGGAGAGATTATCAGTTCTCGTAAGAGAGACGGATGGCTTCCGGGTTGCAGAGGAAGATCTGAAATTCAGGGGTCCCGGCGATTTCTTTGGTGTGGCCCAAAGTGGACTGCCCCCACTGAAGATGGCGGATTTACAGGGAGATGCTGTCCTCATCAGCTTGGCCCGGCAGGAGGCGCAACAGTGGACTGCCGATCTCCGCGATCCGGACGATCCCAAGACAAGACGGATGCTCGACGAACTCCTGCGACGTTACCGGGACCGCGTATCACTTTATCGCGTGGGTTGA
- the ftsZ gene encoding cell division protein FtsZ, with product MLIEASDKVLSPARLKVIGVGGCGGNAVGRMILEGLEGLEFLVMNTDLQALEVSVCPAKLQIGVDETRGLGTGGLPERGRKAAEEDAETLEAQIQGVDMLFIAAGMGGGTGTGAAPVLARLAKERDILSVAVVTTPFNFEGQPRTDQAVLGIEKLRESVDTLIVVPNQKLLEILDAKTPLEEAYRAADEVLYQATRGISELITIPGIMNRDFADVRSVMKRGGSALMGIGVASGEGAAKVAAQQAISNRLLEDVSIAGAEAVLVNVAGSQKLSIGELSEAVTLIEETAGRGAHVYLGNVIDPSLEGEVRVTVVATGFGTKQRGITTEINKSNERSENPLEIADPLPGTVGAEMVGAGTMGGEAAGAEAVGFEAMAVDRAADEAAASQDTTPEVDSMSRSWRKGAIDPAPTSLDDLPLWNRKEDDEPLDPQEIEEEAVMPLPLTPVSSAPKEGWDRRPRRRTFDIPAFRRRIAR from the coding sequence ATGCTGATCGAAGCGAGTGACAAAGTCTTGAGCCCGGCCCGGCTGAAAGTCATCGGTGTCGGGGGATGCGGCGGGAACGCCGTGGGGAGAATGATCCTCGAGGGTCTGGAAGGATTGGAGTTCCTTGTCATGAATACCGATCTCCAGGCGCTGGAGGTTTCCGTCTGCCCGGCTAAGCTCCAGATCGGCGTCGATGAAACCCGGGGGCTAGGAACCGGGGGGCTTCCCGAACGCGGCCGGAAGGCCGCCGAGGAAGACGCTGAGACCCTGGAGGCGCAAATCCAGGGGGTTGATATGCTCTTCATCGCCGCCGGGATGGGCGGGGGCACAGGAACCGGCGCTGCGCCGGTCTTGGCCCGGCTCGCCAAGGAGCGGGATATCCTCTCTGTCGCTGTCGTCACCACCCCCTTCAACTTTGAGGGGCAACCACGGACGGATCAGGCGGTACTCGGGATTGAAAAGCTTCGGGAATCTGTCGATACATTGATCGTGGTGCCCAACCAGAAGCTCCTTGAGATTCTTGATGCCAAAACCCCCTTGGAGGAAGCCTATCGCGCCGCTGACGAGGTGCTGTATCAGGCGACCCGGGGTATTTCAGAATTGATCACGATTCCCGGTATCATGAATCGGGATTTCGCTGATGTCCGCTCGGTCATGAAGCGGGGCGGCAGTGCCTTGATGGGGATCGGCGTCGCCTCCGGTGAGGGCGCCGCGAAGGTCGCCGCCCAGCAGGCGATCTCCAACCGTCTGTTGGAGGATGTCTCCATCGCCGGCGCGGAGGCGGTCCTGGTCAATGTCGCGGGAAGCCAAAAGCTCAGCATCGGCGAGTTAAGTGAAGCGGTGACATTGATCGAGGAGACAGCCGGGCGTGGAGCGCATGTTTATCTTGGGAATGTGATCGATCCCTCCCTGGAGGGAGAGGTCCGTGTCACGGTGGTGGCTACCGGATTCGGCACCAAGCAGCGCGGCATCACAACCGAGATCAACAAGAGCAACGAGAGATCCGAAAATCCGCTTGAAATCGCCGATCCACTCCCCGGGACAGTGGGAGCTGAGATGGTGGGAGCCGGGACGATGGGAGGCGAGGCGGCGGGGGCCGAGGCCGTCGGATTCGAGGCGATGGCTGTCGACCGGGCGGCCGATGAAGCAGCGGCTTCGCAGGATACCACTCCAGAGGTCGATTCAATGAGCCGATCCTGGAGGAAAGGTGCGATCGATCCGGCCCCAACCTCTTTGGACGATCTGCCGCTCTGGAACAGGAAGGAAGACGATGAGCCGCTGGATCCTCAAGAGATTGAGGAAGAGGCGGTCATGCCGCTGCCGTTGACACCCGTCTCCTCTGCACCCAAAGAGGGATGGGATCGCAGGCCGCGGCGGCGGACTTTTGATATTCCGGCCTTCCGGAGGCGGATCGCGAGATAG
- the rpmB gene encoding 50S ribosomal protein L28 translates to MSRICDRCGKGIQFGNRVSHAHNVNKRIWKPNLQRVRVIVDGKPKRIRLCTDCIKSPDIQKNVRVQATPQEKSGVSTP, encoded by the coding sequence ATGTCTCGCATTTGTGACCGCTGTGGCAAGGGGATCCAATTCGGAAACCGGGTGAGCCACGCCCACAATGTCAATAAGCGGATTTGGAAACCGAATCTTCAGCGGGTTCGGGTGATCGTGGATGGAAAGCCGAAGCGGATAAGGCTCTGCACCGATTGTATCAAGAGCCCCGACATTCAAAAGAATGTGCGTGTACAAGCCACCCCACAGGAGAAGTCCGGGGTCTCGACCCCATAA
- the ftsA gene encoding cell division protein FtsA: MRILAGLDVGSHTINAVAGYMTEEGRLELVGHGSVASRGIRAGAVVHLEAASDAMETVLHQVENDCGFPLEQIAMGLGDDSVRSFNGRGVVPVMGKDREVSAADKQKAFQAAQAMGIPSDREVIHMIQQEYILDGQSGIREPEGMWGERLEAQAHIVTGLVSVVRNFQKALGRIHYKADRIILAPLAIARAVLHPDEEHWGVAVIDLGAQTTGITIIHEDTLKDTAILGVGCDRITHDLAVGLRTPLAEAEMVKCRWGLASGSSTGRDEPEITAMGGNGSRNVAPSLLTSIVGPRVEEILGLVVRKIQYTMPLSRLQGGLVLTGGGANLIGLSQHAQRILQVPVRIGHPTGLGNLPPEGLNPSWSCAVGLLMEMAAEGNPEEQSGKKQLINKVTRPIKEFVKARLAL, encoded by the coding sequence ATGAGGATACTGGCCGGATTAGATGTTGGAAGCCATACCATCAATGCGGTGGCTGGATACATGACGGAAGAGGGCCGTCTGGAACTCGTTGGGCACGGATCCGTTGCCTCCAGGGGCATCCGCGCCGGCGCCGTCGTCCATCTTGAGGCCGCCTCCGATGCGATGGAAACGGTCTTGCACCAAGTCGAGAATGACTGTGGATTCCCTCTCGAGCAAATTGCGATGGGTCTGGGGGATGATTCTGTGCGCAGCTTCAACGGACGCGGTGTCGTCCCGGTCATGGGCAAAGACCGGGAGGTCTCGGCGGCTGATAAACAGAAAGCCTTCCAGGCGGCCCAGGCGATGGGCATCCCCTCGGATCGTGAAGTGATCCATATGATCCAGCAGGAGTACATCCTCGATGGGCAGTCCGGAATTCGTGAACCGGAGGGGATGTGGGGGGAGAGATTGGAGGCCCAGGCCCATATCGTCACCGGTCTGGTCTCCGTCGTTCGGAATTTCCAAAAGGCGCTGGGGCGGATCCACTACAAGGCCGACCGGATCATTCTCGCGCCTCTCGCGATCGCCCGGGCCGTCCTTCATCCGGATGAGGAACATTGGGGCGTCGCTGTCATCGATTTGGGCGCCCAGACGACAGGCATCACCATTATCCATGAAGACACGCTCAAGGATACGGCGATTCTCGGCGTCGGGTGCGATCGGATTACCCACGATCTGGCTGTCGGACTCCGCACGCCGCTGGCCGAGGCCGAAATGGTCAAGTGCCGCTGGGGTCTTGCCTCGGGATCCTCCACGGGCCGGGACGAGCCGGAAATCACCGCCATGGGCGGCAATGGATCCCGAAACGTCGCCCCGAGCCTCCTCACTTCGATCGTGGGCCCGCGGGTCGAGGAGATCCTCGGTCTTGTTGTCCGCAAGATCCAATATACGATGCCTCTCTCTCGTCTGCAGGGAGGCCTGGTCCTCACCGGAGGAGGGGCCAATCTCATCGGGCTATCCCAGCACGCCCAACGGATCCTGCAAGTCCCTGTCCGGATCGGGCATCCGACGGGCCTGGGCAATCTGCCGCCGGAAGGATTGAATCCTTCTTGGAGTTGCGCGGTGGGATTGCTGATGGAGATGGCGGCCGAGGGGAATCCTGAGGAGCAGTCCGGCAAAAAACAGCTCATAAATAAGGTAACCCGGCCCATAAAAGAATTTGTTAAAGCCCGTCTGGCCTTATAA